Part of the Ignatzschineria larvae DSM 13226 genome, AGTGGGGAATCAATCCTCACTCTTTTTTCTTTGATCCTATTTAGTCACTCATCTTATCGATTAGTAGATGAATTTTACTTTTATGAATCTTATTTTAATTGTTCCATCACTTCTGCAGCGAAGTCAGATTCAACAATCTCAACACCTTCACCAAGCTCTAAACGAACAAAGCTGTTCACTTTCGCTGATTCAGATTTAAGAAGCTTTTCAACTGTTGTGTCAGGATCTTTAACGAACGCTTGACCTACAAGTGTCACTTCTTCAAGATATTTACGGATACGACCTTCGATCATTTTCTCTTGGATATCTGCAGGGCGTCCTGATTCAGCCGCTTGCGCTGTGAAGATTTCACGCTCTTTATCTAAGATGTCGCTAGGAACGCCAGATGCATCTACGCAAAGGGGTTTCGCTGCTGCGATATGCATTGCGATATCACGTGGAAGTTCTGCGTTTCCGCCTTCAACATCAACGATTGCCGCAATACGAATACCGTGAAGATATGCACCGATGGTGCCTTTTGCTTCGATACCAGCGACGCGACGAACAGTGATGTTCTCACCGATTTTCGCGAT contains:
- the tsf gene encoding translation elongation factor Ts, whose translation is MAITAAMVKELRERTGSGMMECKKALTETNGDIEAAIELMRKNGQAKADKKADRAAAEGTLLVRSDDKFGVIVEVNCETDFVTKNEDFIAFSNKVADIAFEKRATCIDDLADITVDGISLDEARKNLIAKIGENITVRRVAGIEAKGTIGAYLHGIRIAAIVDVEGGNAELPRDIAMHIAAAKPLCVDASGVPSDILDKEREIFTAQAAESGRPADIQEKMIEGRIRKYLEEVTLVGQAFVKDPDTTVEKLLKSESAKVNSFVRLELGEGVEIVESDFAAEVMEQLK